The Nocardia arthritidis genome has a window encoding:
- a CDS encoding ubiquinol-cytochrome c reductase iron-sulfur subunit has translation MTVDPTMNRRTAVVAGAGAVAAAAALTACTTYGKNDTPATAPATSPVAQPGDNALAKTADVPVGGGIIKGDTVITQPTAGKFVGLSTTCTHMGCKVNAVTDGTINCPCHGSRYHLDGSVANGPAPKPLAAKPVRVQGDSIVAG, from the coding sequence ATGACAGTCGACCCGACCATGAATCGCCGCACCGCCGTGGTGGCGGGCGCCGGCGCGGTGGCCGCGGCCGCCGCGCTCACCGCGTGCACTACCTACGGCAAAAACGACACCCCGGCCACCGCTCCCGCGACCTCCCCCGTCGCCCAGCCGGGCGACAACGCACTCGCCAAAACCGCCGACGTTCCGGTCGGCGGCGGAATCATCAAGGGCGACACCGTGATCACCCAACCCACCGCGGGCAAGTTCGTCGGACTGTCCACCACCTGCACACATATGGGCTGCAAGGTGAACGCGGTGACCGACGGCACCATCAACTGCCCGTGTCACGGCAGCAGATACCACCTGGACGGATCCGTCGCGAACGGCCCGGCCCCGAAGCCGCTCGCCGCGAAACCCGTACGCGTCCAGGGCGATTCGATCGTCGCGGGCTGA
- a CDS encoding DUF6529 family protein — protein MTVSVDRNAPTARNNISALAIVIPVLIGAAAAVALGVYAKVHEPRYFSINLAGFSSPLAVKTWLATAVLVLGLAQLASALAIYGRIPNFRAPSWIGAAHVWTGRLAVLISVPVAIHCLYALGFQDYNPRVLLHSLFGCFFYGAFVAKMLLLTRGRLPGWVVPVAGGLVLAGLTGIWLSSAAWFFEHNGLTF, from the coding sequence GTGACAGTGTCGGTTGACCGCAACGCACCAACGGCCCGGAACAACATTTCGGCCCTGGCGATCGTCATCCCGGTGCTCATCGGCGCCGCCGCCGCGGTCGCGCTCGGCGTCTACGCGAAAGTCCATGAGCCACGGTACTTCTCGATCAACCTCGCGGGTTTCTCCAGCCCGCTCGCGGTCAAAACCTGGCTCGCCACCGCGGTTCTCGTACTCGGCCTCGCCCAATTGGCCTCCGCCCTGGCGATTTACGGCAGGATCCCGAACTTCCGCGCACCGTCCTGGATCGGCGCCGCACACGTGTGGACCGGACGGCTCGCTGTGCTGATCAGCGTGCCCGTCGCGATACATTGCCTGTACGCCTTGGGTTTTCAGGATTACAACCCGCGCGTCCTACTCCACTCGCTGTTCGGCTGCTTCTTCTACGGCGCGTTCGTCGCCAAAATGCTGCTGCTCACCCGCGGGCGCCTGCCCGGCTGGGTCGTCCCGGTCGCGGGCGGGCTGGTGCTCGCCGGGCTCACCGGCATCTGGCTCAGCTCTGCCGCCTGGTTCTTCGAACACAACGGCCTCACCTTCTGA